In Tautonia marina, the DNA window CTGCGATGACGAATCCCACCCCAACCACCAGTAGCATCGGGTCTGGCATCGGCTCGAGTTGGCGGAACCATCGGGTCATGCGTTCCTCGAGTCTCCTGGTGAATACGTAGCAGAATCCCAGGAACAAGGCGAAGAGGAAGGCGAACCGGCCCAGCGTCTTCAATAAGGTGGCAATGGGGAAGCCATCCCTCGGGCCAGCAGGCAAGAGGTTGAACAACGCGACCATCGCAACCCCGAAGAGGGCCGCGAGCGCAGCAACCCCGATCGCCACGGCTGCAATCCGCAACATCGGCTCTGGCAATCGCTCGTCAGTCCTGAACCACCTCCCCATCGGTCGCCGAAGCTCCCGAAAAATCAAGGAGCCGAAGAGCAAGATCGCCGCCGCGAGAAACACGGGGAAGACCAGCGTGTCGAGGTGCATCGACTCCTGGCTCACCTCTGCCGGAGGGGCCGACCCGGTCATGGCCGGGAGGAGCGCAAAGAGCACGGCCATCAGGAGTACGCCAGAGACGTCGTCGAGTTCGGCCACGTCAATCAGCCACTGTCCAGTCGATGTGTCGAGTGCGCCGGCCTCCTGCCAGACCGCAACCGAAACACCCACGCTCGTCGCCGTAAGCGCGGTGGCGATCACCAGGCTGGCGATCGTCCCCAGATCGAGCAACCAGTAAGCCGTGACGAAACCAAGCAGACCACTGATGCCGACATTGCCGATCCAGGTGCGGGCGGCGGGCCCGATCTGGCTGATCAGCCCCGGCAGGTTACTCTCCAGACCGACCCGAAAAAGAAGGGCAATCAGTCCCAGATCGGCGAGAAGACGAAACGTGGTGTATCCAGACTCGGAGAGAAGCTCCCAGCGGGCATCGCAGAGTCTCAGGAGGAATCCCAGAACGATCGAGCCGATTAGCGCCGGCACCCCAAGCCGCCGCAATCCCGACTTGCTCAGGATCGACAGGACGATCGCCACTCCGACGAGCAGCACCAGCCAGACCATCTCACCGGACGCCTCACTCATATGCGGCTCTCCCGCTTCACCCAGAACCAGGCGTTGAGGCAACCCACGATAATACCGATTCCCAGGCCGGTCAGGGTCCAGGAGATCGTGTCGGATCGTCTGGTGTCAAGCAACACACCGATTGCCACACCGACCAGCGTCGGAATCGCCACCGACCAGCCCACCAGCCCGAACATTCCCAGCCCATACCAGAGGCTATAAGATTTGCCCTCACGGGCACGAGCTTTGCGCTCCGCCTTGCGACGGACGATGTCCTCAAGTGGCTCAGGCTGCTTCTGAAGATCTTGCGAGGCTCGATGGTCAGGATCCACTGTGCTCGAGCTCCATGAAGCGTCGAACAAGGCCGGCCTCAAGACGAGCCGACGCCGACCGGGCGTGGCGTTCTCGATCGTCGACCAGCTCGTACTGTTCTCGAACCGTCCGCTTCAAATCCTCCAGACCAGGTCCAATCACTGCGTTTCGGGTCGAGAGCAGCACCTCATCACCGCACTTGACCAGCACCCCTTGGTCAATTGCCATGAACCGCTCACCCTCCTCCTCCGATGCGAACGAGAGGATGCCCGGAACAAGTGCCGCGACAAAATCGACATGCTTCGGCAACAGTGTAAACGCCCCATTCGCCGCCTCTGCTTTGACCTTGGTCACCTTCTCGTTGATCAGGACTCGCTCAGGAAGCAGCACGCGGAGGATCATGATGCGTTGTCCTCCGAACCCTGCTCGTTGATCGTCGTCTCTGCGACCTGCTCCTGACTCTGCGTCTCATTTTGGGCGTTACCGTTCTGGTCCCTCGTCCTGGCTTGCTGTTTCGTCTTCGCCTGATCAATCGTGCCGATCATGTAGAGGTCAGCCTCAGAAAAATCGGCAAATTCATCATTGAGAATGCGTTCGCAGCCGTCCAGGGTCTCATCGGCATCCACGATTTGTCCCTCAATCCCGGTGAACTGTTCGGTCACGACGAACGGTTGGGTCAGGAACCGCTCAAGGCGCCGGGCACGTTCCACGGTCCGTCGATCCTCTCGTGAGAGTTCCTCCAAGCCCAACATCGAGATGATGTCTTTCAGGTCCTCGTAGGTCGCCAGCGTGCGACGCACCTCCTGCGCGATTTCGAAATGACGCCGTCCAATGATGTGAGGCACAAGCATTTTTG includes these proteins:
- a CDS encoding cation:proton antiporter, with product MSEASGEMVWLVLLVGVAIVLSILSKSGLRRLGVPALIGSIVLGFLLRLCDARWELLSESGYTTFRLLADLGLIALLFRVGLESNLPGLISQIGPAARTWIGNVGISGLLGFVTAYWLLDLGTIASLVIATALTATSVGVSVAVWQEAGALDTSTGQWLIDVAELDDVSGVLLMAVLFALLPAMTGSAPPAEVSQESMHLDTLVFPVFLAAAILLFGSLIFRELRRPMGRWFRTDERLPEPMLRIAAVAIGVAALAALFGVAMVALFNLLPAGPRDGFPIATLLKTLGRFAFLFALFLGFCYVFTRRLEERMTRWFRQLEPMPDPMLLVVGVGFVIAALAGFMGFSIAIGAFFAGLVFSRDPEMVQIDASFSSLYDLFSPFFFIGIGLSIDPSALLSALGPGTFLLVAAVVGKVAGTAVPALLSTDWRTSLLLGIGMVPRAEIAMVIVERGRAMGSDVVPPEVFSAMVLVVLGTCLIAPLSLRPLLRQWLRPKVQGDFS
- a CDS encoding AtpZ/AtpI family protein — translated: MDPDHRASQDLQKQPEPLEDIVRRKAERKARAREGKSYSLWYGLGMFGLVGWSVAIPTLVGVAIGVLLDTRRSDTISWTLTGLGIGIIVGCLNAWFWVKRESRI
- a CDS encoding F0F1 ATP synthase subunit epsilon, whose translation is MILRVLLPERVLINEKVTKVKAEAANGAFTLLPKHVDFVAALVPGILSFASEEEGERFMAIDQGVLVKCGDEVLLSTRNAVIGPGLEDLKRTVREQYELVDDRERHARSASARLEAGLVRRFMELEHSGS